In the genome of Raphanus sativus cultivar WK10039 chromosome 4, ASM80110v3, whole genome shotgun sequence, one region contains:
- the LOC108853408 gene encoding subtilisin-like protease SBT3.12, with translation MGFVKGSSKAFLIIGFLFLLDCVFAQECSTEKPKVYVVHLGAKQHDDPELVIASHHKMLESVFDSAEAARESIVYNYRHGFSGFAARLTSSQAKKLKDRPDVFSVASNRKHTMQTTRAFDYLGVAPNMPNGILHDSDMGSELVVGILDSGIWPESAGFSDEGLGPIPKHWKGKCVAGENFDPAKDCNKKLVGARYYTNRYTENSGDNIGKDEFLSPRGYLSHGTLCASIAAGAFVPNASYMGLARGLMRGAAPKARIAVYKVIFDSERTGTHISDCTMAIDDAINDGIDVLSISIAPAGPPYHTYTTPGEDIELGSFHAVLKGIPVVLGSSNSGPRASTTTGLAPWMFSVGASSIDRTYYVDITLGNNLTIHGQALYNRGEVSGELIYVEDWQTDSSYREGQISLTFLEDATTMASTVTTLAGVGTIIARSSDYMTDVFLNWPGVLVDYEVGIKILQYIRSTSSPTVKLSRGKTFVGRPKSTVVAGFSGRGPNPTDPAILKPDIVAPGVLILSADLADGSTTGFSLNQGTSMSTPLVAGIVVLLKALHPDWSPAALKSAIMTTAWKTDPSGQPIFSETIPRKLADPFDYGAGLINPERARDPGLVYDMNLDDYIYYFCAIGYNETSITLLTGKNTKCPSPLPSILDVNYPAITIPDLKDEVTVSRTVTNVGPVDSVYRAVIEPPRGVKIAVEPETLVFNSSKKILGFKVRVTTSYKSNMAVYFFGSFTWTDGTRNVTIPLSVRTRV, from the exons ATGGGGTTTGTGAAGGGAAGTTCGAAAGCATTTCTCATCATTGGATTCTTGTTTCTTCTAGATTGCGTCTTTGCTCAAGAATGCAGCACTGAGAAGCCAAAg GTTTATGTAGTGCATTTAGGCGCGAAGCAACATGATGATCCTGAGTTGGTCATAGCATCGCACCACAAGATGTTGGAATCGGTTTTTGATAG CGCGGAAGCTGCTAGAGAGTCCATCGTCTACAACTATCGCCATGGGTTTTCAGGGTTTGCAGCCAGACTTACATCGTCACAAGCTAAGAAACTTAAAG ACCGTCCTGATGTTTTCAGTGTGGCATCAAACCGAAAGCATACGATGCAGACCACTAGGGCTTTCGACTATTTGGGAGTTGCTCCGAATATGCCCAATGGAATTCTCCATGACAGCGACATGGGAAGTGAACTTGTGGTTGGTATTCTCGACTCAGGAATATGGCCGGAGTCGGCGGGTTTTAGCGACGAAGGGCTTGGACCGATACCGAAACATTGGAAGGGGAAGTGTGTAGCCGGAGAAAATTTTGACCCAGCAAAGGATTGCAACAAGAAGTTAGTAGGAGCAAGGTACTACACAAATCGCTATACTGAGAACAGTGGGGACAATATCGGCAAGGATGAGTTTCTGTCCCCTAGAGGTTATTTATCACACGGAACGCTATGCGCTTCAATTGCAGCCGGCGCATTCGTTCCTAACGCGTCATATATGGGTCTTGCACGTGGACTCATGAGAGGCGCTGCTCCAAAGGCACGTATAGCTGTATACAAGGTTATCTTCGATTCAGAGCGTACGGGTACTCACATTTCAGATTGTACCATGGCAATCGATGATGCCATCAATGATGGCATTGATGTATTATCGATATCAATTGCCCCAGCTGGGCCTCCTTACCATACATATACCACTCCTGGGGAAGATATTGAGCTTGGTTCGTTCCACGCGGTGTTGAAGGGCATACCTGTTGTTCTTGGTTCTAGTAATTCCGGCCCAAGAGCTTCCACTACGACTGGTTTAGCTCCCTGGATGTTCTCTGTTGGTGCAAGTTCCATTGACCGTACCTATTATGTAGACATTACTCTTGGCAATAACCTAACCATACAT GGTCAAGCTTTGTATAATCGTGGGGAAGTATCTGGTGAATTAATTTACGTAGAAGACTGGCAAACCGACTCTTCTTATCGAGAAGGACAAATTTCCCTAACGTTTTTGGAAGATGCTACGACTATGGCGTCTACTGTGACCACCCTCGCTGGCGTTGGTACCATCATTGCACGAAGTTCGGATTATATGACTGACGTTTTTCTTAATTGGCCAGGCGTCCTCGTGGACTACGAAGTCGGAATCAAGATTCTACAATACATCCGCTCCACaag CTCGCCAACGGTTAAATTAAGTAGAGGTAAAACGTTCGTGGGACGTCCAAAATCAACTGTAGTTGCAGGATTCTCGGGTAGAGGGCCTAATCCAACCGATCCAGCCATTctcaag CCTGATATTGTAGCCCCCGGTGTGTTGATTTTATCAGCTGACCTTGCAGACGGAAGTACAACAGGATTCTCCCTAAATCAAGGAACATCCATGTCCACCCCTCTTGTTGCCGGAATCGTCGTACTATTGAAAGCTTTACACCCTGACTGGTCTCCTGCCGCTTTAAAATCAGCTATCATGACTACAG CGTGGAAGACTGATCCATCTGGGCAACCAATCTTTTCGGAAACAATACCAAGGAAGCTGGCAGATCCATTTGACTACGGTGCAGGACTAATAAACCCGGAAAGAGCCAGAGATCCAGGACTAGTTTACGACATGAACCTCGACGATTACATCTACTATTTCTGCGCCATTGGCTACAACGAGACATCAATAACTTTACTCACCGGGAAAAATACTAAATGCCCGTCTCCGTTACCTTCTATTCTCGACGTTAACTATCCAGCCATCACGATTCCTGACCTCAAAGATGAAGTGACCGTCTCGAGAACGGTGACTAATGTTGGACCTGTGGATTCGGTTTATAGAGCTGTGATCGAGCCTCCGCGAGGTGTAAAGATTGCTGTTGAACCGGAAACTCTTGTGTTCAATTCGAGCAAGAAGATACTTGGGTTCAAAGTTAGGGTAACGACGAGTTATAAGAGTAACATGGCGGTTTACTTCTTTGGTAGCTTCACGTGGACTGATGGTACACGAAACGTTACTATTCCTTTGTCTGTAAGAACTCGGGTTTGA
- the LOC108853471 gene encoding subtilisin-like protease SBT3.1 gives MFLPLRLCFVAIAFAFLANTNVLTSVGADAPEDTERGEPDFSWNVGGGGGGGGGGGPPDPARVEPPPEPVEPFVPFTPVYIVYLGATKHDDPNLVAQSHLEILKSVLRKSEEAAKKSLIYNYQYGFSGFAAKLRPDQAERLKNHPEVITLVINRKLVMQTTRTWDYLGLFSTPSSGKGLVQGSNMGSGAVIGVIDSGIWSESGVFDDSGYGPTPKQWKGQCVSGDKFKAEDCNKKLIGAKYYMDGLNADLETRITSSVEHLSPRDHNGHGTQVSSTVAGSTLSNLAFPGLSSGLTMRGAAPKAHIAMYKACWDVQGGMCSVADVWKAFDEAIHDGVDVLSVSIGGLRKVRDLEVEVDIAIPALHAVNKGITVVSPAGNGGPVAASVINISPWILTVAATTLDRSLSALVTLDNNQTFMGQSLYTGPEVGFTDVIFSDDHSSVSTVKGKVVMYFQGDTAAPGPDILQRNGAVGVIYVRNPSSRFDCPATFPCVYLDIFMGSDIFFHMETTSSPKIKISPYKAVIGESVASTVGDSSSRGPSSFSPAILKPDIAAPGLTLLTPRIPTDKDTSELAYSGTSMATPVIAGIVALLKISHPTWSPAAIKSAIVTTASSTDPHGEPLTADGDTPKLADAFDYGAGLVNMEKATDPGLVYDMDMNDYVHYLCSAALYSDKRVSALTGNATTKCPSSSSSILDINVPSITIPDLKGSVTVTRTVTNVGPVDSVYTPVIEAPGGFIVKVSPEKLVFNKGTSKAAFTVSVSSGSYKVNTGFFFGSLTWSDGGLHNVTIPVSVRTRFIDNFYL, from the exons ATGTTTCTTCCTTTGAGATTGTGTTTTGTTGCGATAGCATTTGCTTTTCTTGCAAACACAAATGTTCTGACATCAGTTGGCGCCGACGCTCCAGAGGATACGGAGCGCGGAGAACCCGACTTTAGCTGGAatgtaggaggaggaggaggaggaggaggaggaggaggc CCACCTGATCCCGCTAGAGTAGAGCCACCCCCGGAACCGGTGGAGCCTTTCGTCCCCTTTACCCCG GTTTATATCGTTTACTTGGGTGCTACGAAACACGATGATCCTAACTTGGTGGCTCAATCGCATCTTGAAATCTTGAAATCGGTTCTTagaaaaag CGAAGAAGCAGCCAAAAAGTCATTGATCTATAACTATCAATATGGATTTTCTGGCTTTGCAGCCAAGCTCAGACCTGACCAGGCAGAGAGACTGAAAA ATCATCCTGAAGTTATTACTCTTGTGATAAACCGAAAACTTGTGATGCAAACAACACGGACATGGGATTACTTAGGCCTCTTTTCAACTCCATCTTCGGGTAAAGGTCTTGTACAAGGGTCCAACATGGGCAGTGGTGCTGTTATTGGCGTTATTGACTCTG GGATATGGTCCGAATCAGGGGTCTTCGATGACAGTGGATATGGACCGACACCAAAACAATGGAAAGGACAATGCGTGTCCGGGGACAAGTTCAAAGCCGAAGATTGCAACAAGAAGCTTATTGGAGCTAAGTACTACATGGATGGTCTCAACGCTGATCTCGAAACAAGAATCACCAGTAGCGTAGAACATCTATCTCCTAGAGATCATAACGGCCACGGGACGCAAGTTTCCTCGACGGTAGCTGGCTCTACCTTGTCCAACTTGGCTTTCCCAGGCCTCTCATCTGGGTTAACCATGAGGGGTGCTGCTCCCAAGGCGCATATAGCCATGTACAAAGCATGTTGGGACGTGCAAGGAGGGATGTGCTCGGTTGCTGATGTCTGGAAAGCTTTTGATGAAGCCATTCACGACGGTGTTGATGTTTTGTCGGTTTCCATCGGTGGCTTAAGAAAGGTCAGAGATCTTGAGGTTGAAGTTGACATCGCGATTCCAGCGTTACACGCTGTGAACAAAGGCATCACTGTTGTTTCTCCAGCTGGTAATGGAGGACCAGTCGCTGCTTCGGTTATTAACATTTCTCCGTGGATATTAACTGTCGCTGCGACCACCCTTGACCGCTCTTTATCCGCACTTGTCACACTCGACAACAATCAAACGTTCATg GGTCAGAGTTTGTACACAGGACCAGAAGTTGGCTTCACTGATGTGATATTTAGTGATGATCATTCTAGTGTTTCTACAGTGAAGGGCAAAGTTGTGATGTACTTCCAAGGAGATACCGCGGCGCCTGGGCCAGACATTCTTCAGAGGAATGGTGCCGTGGGTGTAATATATGTGAGAAACCCTAGTAGTCGTTTTGATTGTCCTGCAACCTTTCCGTGTGTCTACTTGGATATCTTTATGGGTTCCGACATATTTTTCCACATGGAAACTACGAG cTCACCAAAGATTAAGATAAGCCCATACAAGGCAGTAATTGGTGAAAGTGTAGCAAGTACCGTTGGAGACTCATCTTCGAGAGGGCCTAGTTCATTTTCACCTGCCATTCTTAAG CCGGATATAGCAGCACCTGGTTTGACCTTACTAACACCCAGAATACCGACAGACAAAGATACTAGTGAGCTTGCCTACTCGGGGACATCAATGGCAACTCCTGTTATTGCAGGAATCGTAGCACTCCTCAAGATTTCACATCCTACTTGGTCTCCTGCTGCAATCAAGTCAGCTATTGTCACAAcag CCAGTAGTACCGATCCACACGGTGAGCCTCTAACTGCAGATGGAGATACACCAAAGTTAGCCGATGCATTTGACTACGGTGCGGGTCTTGTGAACATGGAGAAAGCCACGGATCCGGGTCTTGTTTACGACATGGACATGAATGATTACGTACATTACTTATGTTCCGCAGCTCTCTACTCGGACAAGAGAGTTTCTGCTCTAACCGGAAACGCCACTACCAAGTGTCCTAGCTCGAGTTCATCGATTCTTGATATCAACGTGCCGTCTATTACCATTCCAGACCTCAAGGGAAGCGTCACAGTGACCCGAACCGTGACCAACGTTGGACCTGTTGACTCGGTTTACACGCCCGTGATCGAGGCTCCTGGTGGATTCATCGTAAAGGTTTCACCGGAGAAGCTAGTGTTTAACAAAGGAACCAGCAAGGCTGCGTTTACGGTGAGCGTGTCATCCGGCTCGTACAAAGTGAACACTGGCTTTTTCTTTGGGAGTTTGACTTGGAGTGATGGAGGACTACACAATGTCACAATCCCTGTTTCTGTGAGGACACGTTTCATCGATAACTTTTACCTGTAA